From the genome of Bosea sp. Tri-49, one region includes:
- a CDS encoding DoxX family protein, translating to MNNPALADAAKLVGRILLALMFVLGGWSKINGYAGTQAYMASAGVPGILLPLVIAVELIGGLMIIVGYKTRLAALALFAFTIAASVLFHMNWAQPMQQLLFMKNLAVAGGFLVLFTAGAGAYSVDKD from the coding sequence ATGAACAACCCTGCCCTGGCCGACGCTGCCAAGCTCGTCGGTCGCATCCTGCTCGCCCTTATGTTCGTCCTCGGCGGCTGGTCCAAGATCAACGGCTATGCCGGCACGCAAGCATACATGGCCTCGGCCGGCGTTCCCGGCATCCTGTTGCCGCTGGTGATCGCGGTCGAACTGATCGGCGGCCTGATGATCATCGTCGGCTACAAGACCCGCCTCGCAGCACTCGCGCTGTTCGCCTTCACCATCGCCGCCTCCGTGCTGTTCCACATGAACTGGGCGCAGCCGATGCAGCAATTGCTGTTCATGAAGAACCTCGCGGTCGCCGGCGGCTTCCTCGTGCTGTTCACGGCTGGTGCTGGCGCCTATTCGGTCGACAAGGACTGA
- the phnD gene encoding phosphate/phosphite/phosphonate ABC transporter substrate-binding protein, producing MLTRRLLLAGLGSVAASPTLAQQDDWRQSIREVRFGVSSAENEAAAIARNQPMVDYLAKKLGVPVKIYRVSDYAGLVEAMRADQLEFSRFGPAVYSLGRRVLGDKLQPLFRDVDNNGQEGYYSVVVVRADSPYRSIADLKGKSFAFADPNSTSGFAFPAYFLRKQGFDPQTHFSGTVFSGGHDNSVLALVRGQFDGVATYQVNENSGVVQRLAARGMIPAGATRVIWTSPLIPASPFSTRANLPQGLKDAFVAAMMAMKDEAPEVFKTFTDGQVSRYAPAKHEDYLDVIAVTEELEARRKQKPGG from the coding sequence ATGCTCACGCGCCGCCTGCTGCTTGCCGGACTTGGTTCGGTCGCCGCCTCGCCCACCCTTGCCCAGCAAGATGACTGGCGCCAGAGCATCCGGGAAGTTCGTTTCGGCGTCTCTTCGGCGGAGAACGAGGCGGCGGCGATCGCCCGCAACCAGCCGATGGTCGACTATCTGGCCAAGAAGCTCGGCGTCCCCGTGAAGATCTACCGGGTCAGCGACTATGCCGGCTTGGTCGAGGCGATGCGTGCCGACCAGCTCGAGTTCTCGCGCTTCGGTCCAGCAGTGTACTCACTCGGCCGGCGCGTGCTCGGCGACAAGCTCCAGCCGCTGTTCCGCGATGTCGATAACAATGGCCAGGAGGGCTATTATTCGGTCGTGGTCGTGCGTGCCGACAGCCCCTACCGCTCGATCGCCGATCTCAAGGGCAAGAGCTTTGCCTTCGCCGATCCGAACTCGACCTCCGGCTTCGCCTTCCCTGCCTACTTCCTGCGCAAGCAGGGCTTTGACCCGCAGACGCATTTCAGCGGTACCGTCTTCTCCGGCGGTCACGACAATTCGGTGCTGGCGCTGGTCCGAGGCCAGTTCGATGGCGTCGCGACCTATCAGGTCAACGAGAACTCCGGCGTGGTGCAGCGACTGGCGGCGCGCGGAATGATCCCGGCTGGCGCAACACGGGTGATCTGGACCTCGCCGCTCATTCCGGCGAGCCCGTTCTCGACACGCGCCAACCTGCCGCAAGGGCTCAAGGACGCGTTTGTCGCGGCAATGATGGCGATGAAGGACGAGGCGCCGGAGGTGTTCAAGACCTTCACCGACGGGCAAGTGTCGCGCTATGCGCCAGCGAAACATGAAGATTATCTCGACGTCATCGCTGTGACCGAGGAATTGGAAGCGCGTCGCAAGCAGAAGCCAGGCGGTTGA
- the hisG gene encoding ATP phosphoribosyltransferase, producing the protein MSGTMTHDTTTDAPLVLAVPSKGRLQENATAFFGRAGLSFVQARGQREYRGQIAGLGGAEVAYLSASEIVAQLSSGAAHLGITGEDLVREQVADADASMVMLAPLGFGQANVVVAVPQAWIDVRTMADLDDVAASMRARNGRKLRVATKYVNLTRRFFASHGLADYRIVESLGATEGAPAAGTAEIVVDITTTGATLSANALKVLDDGVILASEANLVASVRAPWSKQARDAAAAILSRIAAEEEARSLREVRAVLNAVSPQRLGEIAHRLGARLPFGAAGSDGVVTLHCPCKAVFPLVEELSKAGADDITVRTLDYVFRRSNPLIERLLARI; encoded by the coding sequence ATGAGCGGGACGATGACACACGACACGACCACCGACGCGCCGCTGGTCCTCGCCGTGCCCTCCAAGGGCCGGCTGCAGGAGAACGCTACCGCCTTCTTTGGCCGCGCCGGCCTCTCCTTTGTGCAGGCGCGCGGGCAGCGTGAATATCGCGGCCAGATCGCCGGGCTCGGCGGCGCCGAGGTCGCCTATCTCTCGGCCTCCGAGATCGTCGCACAGCTTTCCTCCGGCGCCGCCCATCTCGGCATCACCGGCGAGGACCTGGTACGCGAACAGGTCGCCGATGCGGATGCCAGCATGGTGATGCTGGCGCCGCTCGGTTTCGGCCAGGCCAATGTCGTCGTCGCCGTGCCGCAGGCCTGGATCGATGTCCGCACCATGGCCGACCTCGACGACGTCGCCGCGAGCATGCGCGCCCGCAATGGCCGCAAGCTCCGCGTCGCCACAAAGTACGTGAACCTGACCCGCCGCTTCTTCGCCAGCCACGGCCTCGCCGACTACCGCATCGTCGAGAGCCTGGGCGCGACCGAAGGTGCGCCGGCAGCCGGCACGGCCGAGATCGTCGTCGATATCACCACCACCGGCGCGACGCTGTCGGCGAATGCGCTCAAAGTGCTCGACGACGGTGTGATCCTGGCGTCCGAAGCCAATCTCGTCGCCTCGGTGCGTGCGCCCTGGAGCAAGCAGGCGCGGGATGCCGCGGCCGCCATCCTCTCGCGCATCGCGGCCGAGGAGGAGGCGCGCTCGCTGCGCGAAGTCCGCGCCGTGCTCAATGCCGTTTCGCCGCAGCGGCTCGGCGAGATCGCGCATCGGCTCGGCGCGCGCCTGCCCTTCGGTGCGGCCGGCAGCGACGGCGTCGTCACATTACATTGCCCGTGCAAGGCGGTGTTCCCGCTGGTCGAGGAACTGAGCAAGGCCGGTGCCGACGATATCACCGTGCGGACGCTCGATTATGTCTTCCGCCGCTCCAATCCCCTGATCGAGCGGCTGCTGGCCCGCATCTGA
- a CDS encoding META domain-containing protein, which translates to MNTQSRLGLLAAFVLSLSPVLVSDALAQGRQRPSQIPQPGQDAPPPRQQEKNFPLDASWTLNQMNGKPNTGYRATLKVDSNLRGTGFAGCNTFSASAYPLRQQAFAVGPIAVTKLACDKGASDFERGYLTALRTAQKWDLVEGRLVIKTGTGELRFDRGI; encoded by the coding sequence TTGAATACGCAGTCGCGCCTTGGCCTCCTGGCCGCTTTCGTACTCTCCCTGTCGCCTGTTCTGGTGAGCGATGCGCTCGCCCAGGGGCGCCAGCGGCCGTCGCAGATTCCGCAGCCAGGGCAGGACGCTCCGCCGCCGCGGCAGCAGGAGAAGAATTTCCCGCTCGACGCCTCCTGGACCCTGAACCAGATGAACGGCAAGCCGAATACCGGCTACCGCGCGACGCTTAAGGTCGATTCCAATCTGCGCGGCACGGGCTTTGCCGGCTGCAATACCTTCTCGGCCTCGGCCTATCCGCTGCGCCAGCAGGCTTTCGCCGTCGGCCCGATCGCGGTGACCAAGTTGGCCTGCGACAAGGGCGCCTCCGACTTCGAACGCGGCTATCTGACGGCGCTGCGCACCGCCCAGAAATGGGACCTGGTCGAAGGTCGCCTTGTCATCAAGACGGGCACGGGCGAGCTCCGCTTCGACCGCGGGATCTGA
- a CDS encoding ATP phosphoribosyltransferase regulatory subunit codes for MRSKLETVIAPFEREGYRRAEPAILQPVEPFLDLSGEDIRRRIFLTQDDDGREWCLRPEYTIPVALAHIAAHATEPASYAYAGPVFRMRANESNEFAQAGLESFGRTDFAAADAEIMALTVESAASLGLTRPRLLMGDVALLTALLDRLGVPQAARRRLMRAVAQGKGADAVAALEPPVNEVEHAHAGLLKALEGQDPKAARAFVEDVLSIAGISTVGGRSAGDIAERFLARAAERDNPVNAEASGLIAHALAIGGDPDGASAAWRKLAGESGLDLAAALDTFDERTGFLAARGVDVANISFSAGFARNLDYYTGFIFELHDPARPDLKPIAGGGRYDGVLQRLGAPAPVPAVGASLWLDRLAGGKA; via the coding sequence ATGCGCTCAAAGCTCGAGACCGTGATCGCGCCGTTCGAGCGCGAGGGCTACCGGCGTGCCGAACCGGCGATCCTGCAGCCGGTCGAGCCCTTCCTCGATCTTTCCGGCGAGGATATCCGCCGCCGCATCTTCCTGACCCAGGACGATGACGGGCGCGAATGGTGCCTGCGTCCCGAATACACCATCCCCGTCGCGCTGGCGCATATCGCAGCCCATGCCACCGAGCCGGCGTCCTACGCCTATGCCGGCCCGGTCTTCCGCATGCGTGCGAACGAGTCCAACGAGTTCGCGCAGGCGGGCCTCGAATCCTTCGGCCGGACCGATTTTGCCGCCGCCGATGCCGAGATCATGGCGCTCACCGTCGAATCCGCTGCTTCGCTCGGCCTGACCCGGCCGCGCCTGCTGATGGGCGATGTCGCGCTGTTGACGGCGTTGCTCGACCGGCTCGGCGTGCCGCAGGCGGCCCGCCGCCGGCTGATGCGTGCGGTCGCGCAGGGCAAGGGCGCCGACGCTGTCGCCGCGCTCGAACCGCCGGTCAACGAGGTCGAGCACGCCCATGCCGGCCTGCTCAAGGCGCTCGAAGGCCAGGATCCCAAGGCGGCGCGTGCCTTCGTCGAGGACGTGCTCTCGATCGCCGGCATCTCGACTGTCGGCGGCCGCTCGGCCGGCGACATCGCCGAGCGCTTCCTGGCGCGGGCGGCCGAGCGCGACAATCCGGTCAATGCCGAGGCAAGCGGCCTGATCGCGCATGCGCTGGCGATCGGCGGCGACCCGGACGGCGCCTCCGCCGCCTGGCGCAAGCTCGCCGGCGAGTCCGGGCTCGACCTTGCCGCTGCGCTCGATACCTTCGACGAGCGCACCGGCTTCCTCGCTGCGCGCGGCGTCGACGTCGCCAATATCTCTTTCTCGGCCGGCTTCGCCCGCAATCTCGACTACTACACCGGCTTCATCTTCGAATTGCACGACCCGGCTCGGCCGGACCTGAAGCCGATCGCTGGCGGCGGTCGCTATGATGGCGTGCTGCAACGCCTCGGCGCCCCTGCGCCGGTGCCGGCCGTCGGCGCCTCGCTCTGGCTCGATCGTCTCGCGGGAGGCAAGGCATGA
- the hisS gene encoding histidine--tRNA ligase, whose amino-acid sequence MSADKSVPAKLKARQPRGFVDRGPADVAATERMLAVIRESFSLYGFDPVETPFVEYTDALGKFLPDQDRPNEGVFSFQDDDEQWLSLRYDLTAPLARYVAENFDALPKPYRSYRAGYVFRNEKPGPGRFRQFMQFDADIVGSGTVAADAEICMLAADTMEKLGIKRGDYVVKVNNRKVLDGVMEAIGLGGDENAGRRLTVLRAIDKLDKFGPEGVRLLLGEGRKDESGDFTKGAGLEALQSDYILAVVRHEPGIAVAGNEAGQAREWSANIKRNALTEVGFGELDEIQKLVRAGGYGADRIKIDPSVVRGLEYYTGPVYEVELTFPVTNEDGQVVRFGSVAGGGRYDGLVGRFRPEPVPATGFSIGVSRLYSALKAVKSPIVDQKNELPLVVVTAMDNKSPEFMPGYQAFVSQLRQAKGEDDKPLCRADLYLGSSGFNAQMKYADRRGAACAVIQGSSEREAGTVVIKDLILGAELAAAGRDVKDSAEHKERQAQAQFSVPVGELVEGVKRVLARH is encoded by the coding sequence ATGTCCGCCGACAAGTCCGTCCCTGCCAAGCTGAAAGCCCGCCAGCCGCGTGGTTTCGTCGACCGCGGCCCGGCCGATGTCGCCGCCACCGAGCGCATGCTCGCCGTGATCCGCGAGAGCTTCTCGCTCTATGGCTTCGATCCCGTCGAGACACCCTTCGTCGAGTACACCGACGCGCTCGGCAAATTCCTGCCGGACCAGGACCGGCCGAACGAAGGCGTCTTCTCCTTCCAGGACGATGACGAGCAGTGGCTCTCGCTGCGCTATGACCTGACGGCGCCGCTCGCGCGCTATGTCGCCGAGAATTTCGACGCGCTGCCAAAACCCTATCGCAGCTACCGCGCCGGCTATGTCTTCCGCAACGAGAAGCCGGGGCCGGGGCGCTTCCGCCAGTTCATGCAGTTCGACGCCGATATCGTCGGCTCAGGCACGGTCGCCGCCGATGCCGAGATCTGCATGCTCGCTGCCGACACGATGGAGAAGCTCGGCATCAAGCGTGGCGACTACGTCGTCAAGGTCAACAACCGCAAGGTGCTCGATGGCGTGATGGAGGCGATCGGCCTCGGCGGCGACGAGAATGCCGGCCGCCGGCTGACGGTGCTGCGCGCGATCGACAAGCTCGACAAGTTCGGGCCTGAAGGCGTGCGCCTGCTGCTCGGTGAAGGCCGCAAGGACGAGAGCGGGGATTTCACCAAGGGCGCGGGGCTCGAGGCCTTGCAGTCCGATTATATTCTAGCTGTTGTCCGACATGAGCCGGGCATCGCAGTTGCCGGTAATGAAGCGGGTCAGGCTCGGGAGTGGAGCGCCAATATTAAGCGCAATGCGCTGACCGAAGTGGGTTTTGGCGAACTCGATGAAATTCAGAAGCTTGTTCGCGCCGGCGGTTATGGGGCAGATCGGATCAAAATCGATCCCTCCGTCGTCCGTGGCCTCGAATACTATACCGGTCCGGTCTACGAGGTGGAGCTGACTTTTCCGGTCACCAATGAGGACGGCCAGGTTGTGCGCTTCGGCTCGGTTGCCGGCGGCGGGCGCTATGACGGTCTCGTCGGCCGCTTCCGGCCCGAGCCCGTACCGGCGACCGGCTTCTCGATCGGCGTCTCCCGGCTCTATTCGGCGCTGAAGGCGGTGAAGTCGCCGATCGTCGACCAGAAGAACGAATTACCGCTCGTCGTCGTCACGGCGATGGACAACAAGTCGCCGGAGTTCATGCCGGGCTATCAGGCTTTCGTCTCGCAGCTCCGGCAGGCGAAGGGTGAGGATGACAAGCCGCTCTGCCGGGCCGATCTCTACCTCGGCTCGTCCGGCTTCAACGCCCAGATGAAATATGCCGACCGGCGCGGCGCAGCCTGCGCGGTGATCCAGGGCTCCTCCGAGCGCGAGGCGGGCACGGTCGTGATCAAGGACCTGATCCTCGGCGCCGAACTCGCGGCTGCGGGCCGCGACGTCAAGGATTCCGCCGAGCACAAGGAGCGGCAGGCGCAGGCGCAGTTCTCCGTGCCGGTGGGCGAACTGGTCGAGGGCGTGAAGCGGGTGCTGGCGCGACACTGA
- the groL gene encoding chaperonin GroEL (60 kDa chaperone family; promotes refolding of misfolded polypeptides especially under stressful conditions; forms two stacked rings of heptamers to form a barrel-shaped 14mer; ends can be capped by GroES; misfolded proteins enter the barrel where they are refolded when GroES binds), protein MAAKEVRFSTDARDKMLRGVEILNNAVKVTLGPKGRNVVIEKSFGAPRITKDGVTVAKEIELADKFENMGAQMVREVASKQNDAAGDGTTTATVLAAAIMREGLKSVAAGMNPMDLKRGIDLAVDAIVADLKKNSKKVTSNAEVAQVGTISANGDESVGKMIATAMQKVGNEGVITVEEAKTAETELDVVEGMQFDRGYLSPYFITNAEKMVAELEDPYILIFEKKLSSLQAMLPILEAVVQTGKPLLIIAEDVEGEALATLVVNKLRGGLKVAAVKAPGFGDRRKAMLEDISILTAGQMISEDLGIKLETVTLNMLGRAKKVRIEKENTTIIDGAGKKKDIEGRVSQIKAQIEETSSDYDREKLQERLAKLAGGVAVIRVGGATEVEVKEKKDRVDDALNATRAAVEEGILPGGGVALLRALSTVKAIKTQNDDQKTGVEIVRKAITAPAKQIVDNAGDDGAVVVGKLLESKDYAYGYNAQTGEYGDLVKAGIIDPTKVVRTAIQDAASIAGLLITTEAMIAEAPKKDAPMPPMGGGGMGGMDF, encoded by the coding sequence ATGGCTGCCAAAGAAGTCCGTTTTTCCACTGATGCCCGCGACAAGATGCTGCGCGGCGTCGAGATCCTGAACAACGCCGTCAAGGTCACGCTCGGTCCCAAGGGCCGCAACGTCGTGATCGAGAAGTCGTTCGGCGCCCCGCGCATCACCAAGGACGGCGTCACCGTCGCCAAGGAGATCGAGCTCGCCGACAAGTTCGAGAACATGGGCGCCCAGATGGTGCGCGAAGTGGCCTCGAAGCAGAACGACGCCGCCGGCGACGGCACCACGACCGCGACGGTTCTCGCCGCTGCGATCATGCGCGAAGGCCTGAAGTCGGTCGCGGCCGGCATGAACCCGATGGACCTGAAGCGCGGCATCGACCTGGCCGTCGACGCCATCGTCGCTGACCTCAAGAAGAACTCGAAGAAGGTCACCTCGAACGCGGAAGTCGCGCAGGTCGGCACCATCTCGGCGAACGGTGACGAGTCGGTCGGCAAGATGATCGCAACCGCGATGCAGAAGGTCGGCAACGAGGGTGTCATCACCGTCGAGGAAGCCAAGACCGCCGAGACCGAGCTCGACGTCGTCGAGGGCATGCAGTTCGACCGTGGCTATCTCTCGCCCTACTTCATCACCAACGCCGAGAAGATGGTCGCCGAGCTCGAGGACCCCTACATCCTCATCTTCGAGAAGAAGCTGTCGTCGCTGCAGGCGATGCTGCCGATCCTCGAGGCCGTCGTGCAGACCGGCAAGCCGCTGCTGATCATCGCCGAGGACGTCGAGGGCGAGGCTCTTGCCACGCTCGTCGTCAACAAGCTCCGTGGCGGCCTGAAGGTCGCGGCCGTCAAGGCTCCGGGCTTCGGTGACCGCCGCAAGGCCATGCTCGAGGACATCTCGATCCTGACCGCCGGCCAGATGATCTCGGAAGACCTCGGCATCAAGCTCGAGACCGTGACGCTCAACATGCTCGGCCGCGCCAAGAAGGTGCGCATCGAGAAGGAGAACACCACGATCATCGACGGCGCCGGCAAGAAGAAGGACATCGAGGGCCGCGTTTCGCAGATCAAGGCGCAGATCGAGGAGACCTCCTCGGACTACGACCGTGAGAAGCTCCAGGAGCGCCTGGCCAAGCTCGCCGGCGGCGTCGCGGTCATCCGCGTCGGCGGCGCGACCGAGGTCGAGGTCAAGGAGAAGAAGGACCGCGTCGACGACGCCCTTAACGCGACCCGCGCGGCTGTCGAAGAAGGCATCCTGCCGGGCGGCGGCGTCGCCCTCCTGCGCGCCCTGTCGACTGTCAAGGCGATCAAGACCCAGAACGACGACCAGAAGACCGGCGTCGAGATCGTCCGCAAGGCGATCACCGCTCCGGCGAAGCAGATTGTCGACAACGCTGGCGATGACGGCGCGGTCGTGGTCGGCAAGCTGCTCGAGTCGAAGGACTACGCCTACGGCTACAATGCCCAGACCGGCGAGTACGGCGATCTGGTCAAGGCCGGCATCATCGACCCGACCAAGGTCGTGCGTACGGCGATCCAGGACGCGGCTTCGATCGCCGGCCTGCTGATCACCACCGAGGCGATGATCGCCGAGGCGCCGAAGAAGGACGCCCCGATGCCCCCGATGGGCGGCGGCGGCATGGGCGGCATGGACTTCTGA
- a CDS encoding ABC transporter ATP-binding protein/permease, with protein MRLLSFAIAALAVIALVVGQQSGSTGILGLGVVGLLLAFAAFRSTSIPFFLKIFSGIFGTEYVIFGAGALLAQLGLWPTAWQAAAPPASLGTTVAVFGILIYLVSFVPVVQRIARIASPYFESSEPQIANLGPLGRYRMRLGTFAVALVVFLIVLNQAQVGISLRINFFYRDFYNALQEKNAPAFWEQLINVFCVWAAVSVISVLIETVANSVLLIRWREWMAAEYNKRWLGNGNHYRISLAGTADNPDQRISEDTRAFLNQTYSFSLTLITQVSTLVSFSIILWSIPVAITVPGTDIVIPGFIFWATLIYAAIATWITHLIGKPLIGLEFEQERREANFRFALARLREYSEQIALMRGEGAERRHLGETFGGIVDNFYNLLWRRLKLTTFTLSYNQANVVIPFVLLAPYYFAGAIAFGVLTQVSSAFGRVETAMSFFINSYQSIASYLASINRLTTFEAAIAKAEAQGAGGEGAAIDIVEKPVKDATIETLALNLPNGQPIVQASGLTLPGGHSTLVVGPSGSGKSTLFRALAGIWPFGEGKVVTPEGQRMLVLPQRPYLPQGSLRAALAYPAEPDAFGDTEIHAAMEKVKLGHLAERLDEVDLWGQRLSGGEQQRLAVARALLAKPDWLFLDEATASLDEKLEGEIYEVIRRELPQTSIVSIGHRSTLRAMHDELIAMEKNADGTFSPKAKAMEAAG; from the coding sequence ATGCGCCTGTTGAGTTTCGCCATCGCCGCGCTCGCCGTGATCGCGCTCGTAGTCGGCCAGCAAAGTGGGAGCACGGGCATTCTCGGCCTCGGCGTCGTCGGCTTGCTGCTGGCGTTCGCCGCGTTCCGCTCAACCAGCATCCCGTTCTTCCTGAAAATCTTCTCCGGCATCTTCGGCACGGAGTATGTGATTTTCGGCGCCGGCGCGCTGCTTGCCCAGCTCGGGCTCTGGCCCACCGCCTGGCAGGCGGCTGCCCCGCCGGCCAGCCTCGGCACGACGGTCGCTGTCTTCGGCATCCTGATCTACCTGGTCTCGTTCGTGCCGGTGGTGCAGCGCATTGCCCGCATCGCCTCGCCCTATTTCGAATCCTCCGAGCCGCAGATCGCCAATCTCGGACCACTTGGCCGCTACCGGATGCGGCTCGGCACCTTCGCGGTCGCGCTCGTCGTCTTCCTGATCGTGCTCAACCAGGCGCAGGTCGGCATCTCGCTGCGCATCAATTTCTTCTACCGCGACTTCTACAACGCCCTGCAGGAGAAGAACGCGCCGGCTTTCTGGGAACAGCTCATCAACGTCTTCTGCGTCTGGGCAGCGGTCTCCGTGATCAGTGTGTTGATCGAGACTGTCGCCAATTCGGTCCTGCTGATCCGCTGGCGCGAATGGATGGCCGCCGAATACAACAAGCGCTGGCTGGGCAACGGCAACCACTACCGTATCTCGCTCGCCGGCACGGCCGACAACCCCGACCAGCGCATCTCGGAAGACACGCGCGCTTTCCTGAACCAGACCTACAGCTTCTCACTGACGCTGATCACCCAGGTCTCAACGCTGGTCTCGTTCTCGATCATCCTCTGGTCGATCCCCGTAGCGATCACCGTGCCCGGCACCGACATCGTCATCCCCGGCTTCATCTTCTGGGCGACACTGATTTACGCCGCGATCGCAACCTGGATCACTCATCTGATCGGCAAGCCGCTGATCGGGCTCGAATTCGAGCAGGAGCGGCGCGAGGCGAACTTCCGCTTCGCTCTCGCTCGCCTGCGCGAATACTCCGAGCAGATCGCGTTGATGCGCGGCGAAGGGGCCGAGCGGCGCCATCTCGGCGAGACCTTCGGCGGCATCGTCGACAATTTCTACAACCTGCTCTGGCGCAGGCTGAAGCTGACGACCTTCACGCTCTCCTATAATCAGGCGAACGTCGTCATCCCCTTCGTCTTGCTGGCGCCCTACTACTTCGCCGGTGCGATCGCCTTCGGCGTTCTGACGCAGGTGTCCTCGGCCTTCGGCCGGGTCGAGACGGCGATGTCCTTCTTCATCAACAGCTACCAGTCGATCGCCTCCTATCTCGCCTCGATCAACCGACTGACCACCTTCGAGGCGGCGATCGCCAAGGCGGAGGCGCAGGGCGCTGGTGGAGAAGGCGCAGCGATCGATATCGTCGAGAAGCCGGTCAAGGACGCCACGATCGAGACGCTCGCTCTCAACCTGCCGAACGGCCAGCCGATCGTGCAGGCTTCCGGCCTCACTCTGCCCGGTGGGCATTCGACGCTGGTGGTCGGGCCATCCGGCTCAGGCAAGTCGACCTTGTTCCGCGCGCTCGCCGGCATCTGGCCGTTCGGCGAGGGCAAAGTCGTGACGCCGGAGGGGCAACGCATGCTCGTCCTGCCGCAGCGGCCTTATCTGCCGCAGGGCTCCCTGCGGGCTGCGCTCGCCTATCCGGCCGAGCCCGATGCGTTCGGTGACACGGAAATCCATGCGGCGATGGAGAAGGTCAAGCTCGGCCATCTCGCCGAGCGGCTCGACGAGGTCGATCTCTGGGGCCAGCGCCTCTCGGGCGGCGAGCAGCAGCGCCTCGCGGTGGCGCGCGCGCTGCTGGCGAAGCCCGACTGGCTCTTCCTCGACGAGGCGACCGCCTCGCTCGACGAGAAGCTGGAAGGCGAGATCTACGAGGTGATCCGGCGCGAGCTGCCACAGACCAGCATCGTCTCGATCGGTCATCGTTCGACGCTGCGCGCCATGCACGACGAGCTGATCGCGATGGAGAAGAATGCCGACGGCACCTTCAGCCCGAAGGCGAAGGCCATGGAAGCAGCGGGCTAG
- a CDS encoding GIY-YIG nuclease family protein, with protein sequence MHQPSFVYIMTNKPHGRLYIGVTAELARRVSEHRLLQGRSFTARYNLDKLVWYEPHDTIELAIQRETSLKRYGRAWKIELIEKDNPDWNDLFEHIL encoded by the coding sequence ATGCACCAGCCTTCCTTCGTCTACATCATGACGAACAAGCCCCACGGCAGGCTCTACATCGGTGTGACGGCGGAGCTTGCCCGTCGCGTGTCTGAGCATCGCCTGCTCCAGGGGCGAAGCTTCACGGCACGGTACAACCTCGACAAGCTCGTATGGTACGAGCCGCACGACACAATTGAGCTCGCGATCCAGCGCGAGACAAGCCTGAAGCGCTACGGACGCGCTTGGAAGATCGAGCTGATCGAGAAGGACAACCCGGATTGGAACGATCTGTTCGAGCACATCCTTTGA